A stretch of Fusobacterium massiliense DNA encodes these proteins:
- a CDS encoding phage baseplate protein — MISALKGTVGIIQNINTTDYTATVQLPEYENQITEGLQILSPITFENKITSIPKVNTPVFCIFLGDDTERGFIIGSYFSEKNVSNSQEDQYKIDFQGASLTIKEDGNIELKGTLTKIDSEVLITGDTTIEKSITVSNNAIIKGSMKAEKGFETNKATLKEGKLDVESIEYKEMTKK; from the coding sequence ATGATTTCAGCATTAAAAGGAACAGTAGGAATTATTCAAAATATTAATACAACTGATTATACTGCTACTGTACAACTTCCTGAGTATGAAAATCAAATAACAGAGGGATTACAAATTTTATCTCCTATCACTTTTGAAAATAAAATAACTTCTATTCCAAAGGTTAATACTCCTGTGTTTTGTATATTTTTAGGAGATGATACAGAAAGAGGTTTTATAATTGGAAGCTATTTTTCTGAAAAAAATGTAAGTAACTCTCAAGAAGATCAATATAAAATTGATTTTCAAGGTGCAAGTTTAACAATAAAAGAAGATGGAAATATAGAGTTAAAAGGAACTTTAACAAAAATAGATAGTGAAGTTCTTATAACTGGAGATACAACAATAGAAAAAAGTATAACAGTTTCAAATAATGCAATAATAAAGGGAAGTATGAAAGCAGAAAAAGGATTTGAAACAAATAAAGCAACACTAAAAGAAGGAAAATTAGATGTTGAATCTATTGAATATAAGGAGATGACTAAGAAATGA
- a CDS encoding phage tail protein: MNVLNRLTKDFLNNFTTFDFSSNLGSYGDIIFTVARGNVLTPDAIDLSISSKTEDHDNLGEAPYTEFIRRNLRTISLNIKLVYTLTNINEAILKLEKICENGEYYPLILGNKPLSKYGFMLTAFKQGIKSTNSSGELEVVNCSLTLKEYIPKLDRLLLPATNNLTTENRRNNSSGKNKKKNKKVLKKKSKKNVYSKDKNEKKWLHGLIEDDLRGY; the protein is encoded by the coding sequence ATGAATGTACTAAATAGATTAACAAAAGATTTTTTAAATAATTTCACTACATTTGATTTTTCAAGTAATTTAGGAAGTTATGGAGATATTATTTTTACTGTTGCTCGTGGGAATGTTTTAACTCCTGATGCCATTGATTTAAGTATTTCATCTAAAACAGAAGATCATGACAATCTTGGAGAAGCTCCTTACACAGAGTTTATTCGTAGAAATTTAAGAACTATTTCTTTAAATATTAAGTTAGTTTATACACTAACTAACATAAATGAAGCAATACTAAAATTGGAAAAAATTTGTGAAAATGGAGAGTATTATCCACTTATCTTAGGAAATAAGCCTTTATCAAAGTATGGATTTATGTTAACAGCCTTTAAACAAGGAATAAAGAGTACAAATTCAAGTGGAGAACTAGAAGTTGTAAATTGTTCTTTAACTCTTAAAGAATATATCCCAAAGTTAGATAGACTTCTTTTACCTGCTACTAATAATTTAACTACAGAAAATAGAAGAAATAATAGTAGTGGAAAAAATAAAAAGAAAAATAAAAAAGTATTAAAGAAAAAATCTAAAAAGAATGTTTACTCAAAAGATAAAAATGAAAAAAAATGGCTACACGGATTAATTGAAGATGATTTAAGAGGATATTAA
- a CDS encoding phage tail tape measure protein, which translates to MLGKKMDLIMRVQGVIDKSLPGNLKKLANEVKNLRVARQKMEKAQRTLKAQKELNKEIMNNVSKYRKLRNELKALDEIKKRNNSLTDAEKKKYESLTKKAKALETTIKAQSKSFQKYGMELKKLKIPFDNLQSEIDQTIKKEKQLLAQQAAFKSAKGTFKNVKDKFNTGLKYAATAGIAATVGVGISSAKEYLEFDKQMIKVKALTGATAEEYEALKKKAMEVGKTTIFTSEEAAAGMEKFALAGFKPKEIIAAIPPIFDLATASGEDFIMISDMISDHMNAFNIGINDVGHAADILANTMSRSNTNIQMLGEAFKYVSSSAHDLNIDLATASAAVGLMGDQAIKSGQAGRDLKQAFAKIADSKVQKDLQKLGINVKNSKGEFIGLVDFVRQLEKVTGKMSGIEKLAFLKEMFGDQGALAMNKLLTATKEVNGVMYKGADALAQFAKENENATGKAKEMANTILDSDSGKWALLESAISDVKIKIGQAIFTKGGRQLLDIAIEWLNELSNVLSGNFNDTKANKFWQSFIENGKIFLDALVKIGTALWGIFTILNKIGIDKILIFLTILNVLSKIVQFVTVIIPIIKVVWIVISAIGSAIAAVGGAVVAVVAAIVAVIAGVIYLVIKYWDEIKAFVKAIPGFLVEFFTGVWNVLSGVIGAIWQGIVDLFNWILNKITWLWDKIVGIFSTLWSVLTKIFSAIWDKVTGFFQGLWESITGLWDKVKTGFSERFTAMLNSFKDTIASIAEKIKGFFAKPFELMSDAIAGAKEKALDFARKIPGMKYIIGEKENIGTAKATINGSHANGLNYVPFDGYIAELHKGERVLTKDENESIFGSLRNRLQNATQSSKSENSTSSEKPITYQIYNSFTFNGVSEDTKNSIIENLQEKLNELQRQLEKMKEERETYARTSL; encoded by the coding sequence TTGTTGGGAAAGAAAATGGATTTGATTATGAGAGTGCAAGGAGTTATTGATAAGTCTTTACCTGGTAATTTAAAAAAATTAGCTAATGAAGTTAAGAATTTAAGAGTTGCTAGGCAGAAAATGGAAAAGGCTCAAAGAACTTTAAAAGCTCAAAAAGAGCTAAACAAGGAGATAATGAACAATGTTTCTAAGTATAGAAAACTTAGAAATGAATTAAAGGCATTAGATGAGATAAAAAAGAGAAATAATAGTCTTACTGATGCTGAAAAAAAGAAATATGAAAGCTTAACCAAAAAAGCTAAAGCCTTAGAAACAACTATAAAAGCACAATCTAAATCATTCCAAAAGTATGGAATGGAACTTAAAAAATTGAAAATTCCTTTTGACAATTTGCAAAGTGAAATTGACCAAACTATAAAAAAAGAAAAACAACTACTTGCTCAACAAGCCGCTTTTAAAAGTGCAAAGGGAACATTTAAAAATGTAAAAGATAAATTCAATACTGGATTAAAATATGCAGCTACTGCTGGAATAGCTGCAACAGTTGGAGTAGGAATTTCTTCAGCTAAAGAATATTTAGAATTTGACAAACAAATGATAAAAGTTAAAGCTTTAACAGGAGCTACTGCTGAAGAGTATGAAGCTTTAAAGAAAAAAGCAATGGAAGTTGGAAAAACAACAATATTTACTTCTGAAGAGGCAGCAGCAGGTATGGAAAAATTTGCATTAGCTGGATTTAAACCAAAAGAGATAATAGCAGCAATTCCACCTATTTTTGACCTAGCAACTGCTTCAGGAGAAGATTTCATCATGATATCAGATATGATATCTGATCATATGAATGCTTTTAATATTGGAATAAATGATGTTGGGCATGCAGCAGATATTCTTGCTAATACTATGTCACGAAGTAATACAAATATTCAAATGTTAGGAGAAGCATTTAAATATGTATCTTCTTCAGCACATGATTTGAATATAGATTTAGCAACAGCCTCAGCTGCTGTTGGTTTAATGGGAGACCAAGCTATAAAATCAGGACAGGCAGGAAGAGACTTAAAACAAGCTTTTGCTAAGATAGCTGACAGTAAAGTACAAAAAGACCTACAAAAACTTGGAATTAATGTAAAAAATTCTAAAGGCGAATTTATAGGACTTGTTGATTTTGTAAGACAATTAGAAAAAGTTACTGGGAAAATGTCAGGTATAGAAAAGTTAGCCTTTTTAAAAGAAATGTTTGGAGATCAGGGAGCTTTAGCTATGAATAAGCTGTTAACTGCTACAAAAGAAGTTAATGGTGTTATGTACAAGGGAGCTGATGCATTAGCACAGTTTGCAAAAGAAAATGAAAATGCTACTGGAAAAGCAAAAGAAATGGCTAATACTATTCTTGATAGTGACTCTGGTAAATGGGCATTACTTGAATCAGCTATTTCAGATGTAAAAATAAAAATAGGACAAGCTATTTTTACAAAAGGAGGAAGACAACTACTTGATATAGCTATTGAATGGCTTAATGAACTTTCAAATGTTCTTTCTGGAAATTTTAACGATACAAAAGCCAATAAATTTTGGCAATCTTTTATTGAAAATGGAAAAATATTTTTAGATGCACTAGTAAAGATTGGAACAGCACTTTGGGGAATTTTTACTATTCTAAATAAGATTGGAATAGATAAAATTTTAATATTTTTAACAATTTTGAATGTTCTATCTAAAATTGTTCAATTTGTAACTGTAATCATTCCAATTATAAAAGTTGTTTGGATAGTTATAAGTGCAATTGGAAGTGCAATAGCAGCAGTTGGTGGAGCAGTAGTAGCAGTAGTAGCAGCTATTGTTGCAGTAATAGCTGGTGTAATATATCTTGTTATTAAATATTGGGATGAAATAAAAGCATTTGTAAAAGCTATTCCTGGATTTTTAGTAGAATTCTTTACAGGTGTTTGGAATGTACTTAGTGGAGTTATTGGAGCTATATGGCAAGGTATTGTAGATTTATTTAATTGGATATTAAATAAAATTACTTGGCTATGGGATAAGATTGTTGGAATTTTTTCAACTTTATGGTCAGTACTTACTAAGATTTTTAGTGCTATTTGGGATAAAGTTACAGGTTTCTTCCAAGGTCTATGGGAAAGTATAACTGGACTTTGGGATAAAGTAAAAACTGGATTTTCTGAAAGATTTACAGCAATGTTAAATTCTTTTAAAGATACTATTGCTAGTATTGCAGAAAAAATAAAAGGCTTTTTTGCGAAGCCATTTGAACTTATGTCTGATGCAATAGCAGGTGCAAAGGAAAAAGCATTAGATTTTGCAAGAAAAATACCAGGAATGAAATACATCATTGGAGAAAAAGAAAATATAGGAACTGCAAAAGCTACAATAAATGGAAGCCATGCTAATGGATTAAATTATGTGCCATTTGACGGTTATATTGCTGAGTTACACAAAGGTGAAAGAGTTCTTACAAAAGATGAGAATGAAAGTATCTTTGGAAGTTTAAGAAATAGACTTCAAAATGCTACTCAAAGTAGTAAATCAGAAAATAGCACAAGTAGTGAAAAGCCTATTACTTATCAAATTTACAATAGTTTTACTTTTAATGGAGTATCTGAAGATACTAAAAATAGTATTATAGAAAATTTACAAGAAAAGTTAAATGAACTTCAAAGACAATTAGAAAAAATGAAGGAGGAAAGAGAAACTTATGCAAGAACAAGTTTATAA
- a CDS encoding phage major tail tube protein — protein MIRSTIIEDAIIRLNGTDELVGIATITLPDIEHKTETINGLGVIEHDEPIPTAFNAMKLQLKFMNRCKDIAFEYGSNVNLTAKAAILVEDSETHNNDEVEAIYSFKGKRIKTSGGDIGKAIKNETELEFSLTYYKEEIQGKVIHEIDVYNKKAIVNGKDLYEKVRSILS, from the coding sequence ATGATAAGGTCAACAATAATTGAAGATGCAATTATAAGATTAAATGGAACAGATGAGTTGGTTGGAATAGCAACTATAACATTACCAGATATAGAACATAAGACTGAAACTATAAATGGGCTAGGTGTAATAGAACATGATGAACCTATTCCAACAGCATTTAATGCTATGAAATTACAGTTAAAATTTATGAATAGATGTAAGGACATAGCATTTGAATATGGGAGTAATGTTAATTTAACAGCAAAAGCAGCAATATTAGTTGAAGATTCTGAAACTCATAATAATGATGAAGTTGAAGCCATTTATTCTTTTAAAGGAAAAAGAATAAAAACAAGTGGTGGAGATATAGGAAAAGCTATAAAAAATGAAACAGAATTAGAGTTTTCATTGACTTATTATAAAGAAGAAATTCAAGGAAAAGTTATACATGAAATTGATGTGTATAACAAAAAAGCTATTGTAAATGGTAAAGATTTATATGAAAAAGTTAGAAGTATTTTATCTTAA
- a CDS encoding tail protein X → MQEQVYKTEAGDTWDLIAFKLFGNENLMKELLEENIELSEIVIFPAGVELSIPEIKEDKKRGVAPWLVQT, encoded by the coding sequence ATGCAAGAACAAGTTTATAAGACAGAAGCAGGAGATACTTGGGATCTAATTGCTTTTAAACTCTTTGGGAATGAAAATCTTATGAAAGAGTTATTAGAAGAAAATATTGAACTCTCTGAAATAGTTATCTTTCCAGCTGGAGTTGAACTTTCTATTCCTGAAATAAAAGAAGATAAAAAGAGAGGTGTTGCTCCGTGGCTAGTTCAAACTTAG
- a CDS encoding phage tail sheath family protein yields the protein MAKFQHGTSYKEMPSGLKIFAETQTPTVIVGTGTINMGDMSCVNKPILIQNSKDAATYFGGANNIKGFTINEALYLAFNVYNVKPIIVINVLNPSEHKTAHTEQDIVVKDFKATLEKIGIINDENLIIKNGETSTLIAKEKYSCSFDNEGKLIITLAKTETSVKKLEVSYNFLDVSKLKETDVIGSIDPQTLEAKGLECLKEIFPKYSMIPSCVVAPDFSTAKIRVALDAKSAVINDKWASMSIPEMPNTTKYGEVIAFKKEKNYIDADQAITWGCPYLEDEVFHFSTVMALHMQSVDAKFDGVPCESPSNKNIKMQGVGYYEGSTFKKVNLDEAEANLLNENGISTIIRQPNGTVFWGNRTSVFQPGGETDPKDVWIPVKRMFKYIGNTIMLNNTVEVDKGMTPSQAKSIETNINVWLNSLTNDNKLLGGRVEFKPEENSEQDMIAGKFKWHIYLGAIIPGESLEFRLEYDSKYLKLLFQR from the coding sequence ATGGCAAAGTTTCAACATGGTACAAGTTACAAAGAAATGCCTTCAGGCTTAAAAATATTTGCAGAAACTCAGACACCAACTGTAATAGTTGGAACAGGAACTATTAACATGGGAGATATGAGCTGTGTTAATAAACCTATTCTTATTCAAAACTCAAAGGATGCAGCTACTTATTTTGGAGGAGCTAATAACATAAAAGGATTTACAATCAATGAAGCATTATACCTAGCTTTTAATGTATATAATGTAAAACCTATTATTGTTATAAATGTTTTAAACCCTAGTGAGCATAAAACTGCTCATACTGAGCAAGATATTGTTGTAAAAGATTTTAAAGCAACTCTTGAAAAGATTGGAATTATAAATGATGAAAATTTGATTATTAAAAATGGTGAAACATCTACATTGATAGCAAAAGAAAAATATTCTTGTTCATTTGATAATGAAGGAAAGTTAATAATTACATTAGCAAAAACTGAAACATCAGTTAAAAAATTAGAAGTTTCATATAATTTCTTAGATGTTAGCAAATTAAAAGAAACTGATGTAATTGGAAGTATAGATCCACAAACATTAGAAGCAAAAGGACTTGAATGTTTAAAGGAAATATTCCCTAAATATTCAATGATACCTAGTTGTGTAGTTGCTCCTGATTTTTCAACAGCAAAAATAAGAGTAGCTCTGGATGCTAAATCAGCTGTTATAAATGATAAATGGGCATCTATGTCAATTCCTGAAATGCCAAATACAACAAAGTATGGAGAAGTTATAGCATTTAAGAAAGAAAAAAATTATATAGATGCTGACCAAGCAATCACTTGGGGTTGTCCTTATCTTGAAGATGAAGTATTTCACTTCTCAACAGTAATGGCACTACACATGCAATCAGTAGATGCCAAATTTGATGGTGTTCCTTGCGAAAGTCCTTCAAATAAAAATATCAAAATGCAAGGTGTTGGATATTATGAAGGAAGTACATTTAAAAAAGTTAATTTAGATGAAGCAGAGGCTAATTTATTGAATGAAAATGGAATTTCTACAATAATTAGACAACCAAATGGAACTGTGTTCTGGGGAAATAGAACCTCTGTATTTCAACCTGGTGGAGAAACAGATCCAAAAGATGTTTGGATACCTGTTAAAAGAATGTTCAAGTATATCGGAAATACAATAATGCTAAACAATACAGTTGAAGTTGATAAGGGAATGACACCTTCACAAGCTAAAAGCATAGAAACTAATATTAATGTTTGGCTAAACTCTTTAACTAATGATAATAAATTACTTGGTGGAAGAGTTGAATTTAAACCTGAAGAAAATTCTGAACAAGATATGATAGCAGGAAAATTCAAATGGCATATTTATTTAGGAGCGATTATTCCAGGAGAAAGTCTAGAGTTTAGATTAGAGTATGACTCTAAATATTTAAAATTATTATTTCAAAGATAG
- a CDS encoding phage late control D family protein, translating to MASSNLVRRASPTFFIDNKDVTGELLKHIVDVEIIDNLEGTLDEIIIKLNNENNRFLTTNWAIPKGTQIKFGIKTLNWNSEFEGESQSDVGIFNIDIRQFNRKTATFKGISGPLNSRDVKRSKIWANISLEALGKEFADKYKLKYFYRVKDNITLKNIKQEEEEDFSFLNKIAQDEGVKLKISSGILILFEEEILSENTPLLSISLNNVEEFEIKDKSNDIYDAIEVKYFNTKKQKEEKAIITKHELETGQKSDSYKKVYSLKSRAKSGDLKKLAKKILENVNKREIETTLKIIGCKELYSGCIIALSDAGEFSGNYVVTRLQHNFPKFTTSIEMYKIKKDMKKENKK from the coding sequence GTGGCTAGTTCAAACTTAGTTAGGAGAGCCTCTCCTACCTTTTTTATAGATAATAAAGATGTAACTGGAGAATTATTAAAACATATAGTTGATGTTGAAATTATAGATAATTTAGAAGGTACATTAGATGAAATTATAATAAAACTTAATAATGAAAATAATAGATTTCTAACAACAAACTGGGCTATTCCAAAGGGAACTCAAATAAAGTTTGGAATAAAAACTCTTAATTGGAATAGTGAATTTGAAGGAGAAAGCCAAAGTGATGTAGGAATTTTTAATATAGATATAAGACAATTCAACAGAAAAACAGCAACATTTAAAGGAATATCTGGTCCACTTAATTCAAGAGATGTTAAAAGGTCTAAGATATGGGCTAATATCTCTTTAGAAGCACTTGGAAAAGAGTTTGCTGATAAATATAAACTAAAGTATTTTTATAGAGTAAAAGACAATATCACTTTAAAAAATATAAAACAAGAGGAAGAGGAAGATTTTTCCTTCTTAAATAAGATTGCCCAGGATGAAGGAGTAAAGTTAAAAATATCTAGTGGAATACTTATCTTATTTGAGGAAGAAATACTATCAGAAAATACTCCTCTTTTAAGTATTAGTTTGAACAATGTTGAGGAATTTGAAATAAAAGATAAATCTAATGATATTTATGATGCTATTGAAGTTAAATACTTTAATACTAAAAAACAAAAAGAAGAAAAAGCAATTATAACAAAACACGAACTTGAAACAGGACAAAAGTCTGATAGTTATAAAAAAGTTTATTCTTTAAAATCCAGGGCTAAAAGTGGAGACTTAAAAAAGTTAGCAAAAAAAATTCTTGAAAATGTCAATAAAAGAGAAATAGAAACAACTTTAAAAATTATTGGATGTAAGGAGTTATATTCTGGTTGCATTATAGCATTATCTGATGCAGGAGAGTTTTCAGGAAATTATGTAGTAACTAGGTTACAACATAATTTTCCAAAATTTACTACATCTATTGAAATGTACAAAATAAAAAAAGATATGAAAAAGGAGAATAAAAAATGA